The following are encoded in a window of Pseudomonas sp. JQ170C genomic DNA:
- a CDS encoding 2-octaprenyl-3-methyl-6-methoxy-1,4-benzoquinol hydroxylase has product MRADLLIVGAGMVGSALALALQHSGLDILLLDGSPLSIKPFDDQSAFEPRVSALSMASQRILERVGAWQGVSDRRLSPYSDMRVWDGSGTGQIHFSAASVHADVLGHIVENRVVQDALLERLHDSEIGLLANARLEQMRRSGDDWLLTLADGRTLRAPLVIAADGANSAVRRLTGCETREWDYLHHAIVTSVRCAKPHQATAWQRFTDDGPLAFLPLLRDGQQDWCSIVWSTTPEQAEHLMSLPDDAFCAELERAFEGRLGAVLQADPRVCVPLRQRHAKRYVAEGLALIGDAAHTIHPLAGQGVNLGFLDAAVLAEELQHAYERGERLADVRVLSRYERRRMPHNLALMAAMEGFERLFQADPLPLRWLRNSGLKWVEQLPEAKALFVRQAMGLSGDLPELARA; this is encoded by the coding sequence ATGCGCGCAGATCTGTTGATTGTCGGTGCCGGTATGGTCGGCAGCGCCCTGGCCCTGGCATTGCAGCACAGCGGCCTGGACATACTCCTGCTCGATGGCAGCCCGCTGTCGATCAAACCCTTCGATGACCAGTCTGCCTTCGAGCCGCGCGTCAGCGCCTTGTCGATGGCCAGCCAGCGCATCCTCGAACGGGTGGGCGCCTGGCAGGGCGTCAGCGATCGACGTTTGAGCCCTTACTCGGACATGCGTGTCTGGGATGGCAGCGGCACCGGCCAGATCCACTTCTCAGCCGCCAGTGTGCACGCCGACGTACTGGGGCACATTGTCGAGAACCGCGTGGTGCAGGATGCGTTGCTCGAGCGCCTGCACGACAGCGAAATCGGCCTGCTGGCCAACGCGCGACTGGAACAGATGCGCCGTTCGGGTGACGACTGGCTGCTGACACTCGCCGATGGCCGCACCTTGCGTGCACCCCTGGTGATTGCTGCTGATGGCGCCAACTCTGCAGTGCGCCGCCTGACCGGTTGCGAAACCCGCGAGTGGGATTACCTGCATCACGCCATCGTCACCAGCGTGCGCTGCGCCAAACCGCACCAGGCGACGGCCTGGCAGCGTTTCACCGATGACGGTCCGCTGGCCTTCCTGCCGCTGCTGCGCGATGGCCAGCAAGACTGGTGCTCGATTGTCTGGTCGACCACGCCGGAGCAGGCCGAGCACCTGATGAGCCTGCCAGACGACGCCTTCTGTGCCGAGCTTGAGCGCGCCTTTGAAGGCCGACTCGGCGCGGTGCTGCAGGCCGACCCTCGGGTCTGTGTGCCGTTGCGCCAGCGTCATGCCAAGCGTTATGTGGCCGAAGGCTTGGCCCTGATCGGCGATGCCGCTCACACCATCCACCCGCTGGCCGGGCAGGGCGTCAACCTGGGCTTTCTCGATGCCGCCGTGCTGGCCGAGGAGCTGCAACATGCCTATGAACGCGGCGAGCGGTTGGCCGATGTACGTGTGTTGAGCCGCTACGAGCGCCGGCGCATGCCGCACAACCTGGCGCTGATGGCGGCCATGGAGGGTTTCGAGCGCTTGTTCCAGGCCGACCCACTGCCGCTGCGCTGGTTGCGCAACAGTGGCCTGAAATGGGTCGAGCAACTGCCCGAGGCCAAGGCGCTGTTCGTTCGCCAGGCCATGGGCCTGAGTGGTGATCTGCCGGAACTGGCACGCGCTTGA
- a CDS encoding ABC transporter permease: protein MAHPAQRRWYPLVFVIAALVLLPLSVLLLSWQSIDMQIWSHLLDTQMSRLLGNTLTLIVGVGMGVTVLGVSLAWLTSLCEFPGRRWLDWALMLPFAIPAYVLAFVFVGLLDFSGPVQTLLREWFGPLRLPRVRSTGGVIIVLVLVFYPYVYLLARTAFMAQGKGLMEAARVLGHSPLQAFWRVAMPMARPAIGAGVALALMETLADFGAVSVFNFDTFTTAIYKTWYGFFSLSSAAQLASLLLLVVMLVLYSERRARGAVRGSNERPRGKALYHLRGIKALAASGWCLLVFACAFVIPVVQLLVWFWQRGRFDLDERYAALILHTLYLGTMAALITVCVALVLAFARRQAPTTAIGAGVGLANLGYALPGSVLAVSIMLAFSYLDNHLVVPLSTWLGGAGRPLLLGSLFALLLAYLVRFIAVAYGPLENSLDRIRPSLPEASRSLGVSGPRLFFKVYLPLLVPGALSAALLVFVDVLKEMPATLLMRPFGWDTLAVRVFEMTSEGEWARASLPALTLILVGLLPVIGLIRRSARHIGQTR from the coding sequence TTGGCTCACCCCGCCCAACGCCGCTGGTATCCCCTGGTTTTTGTCATTGCTGCCCTGGTGCTGCTGCCCCTGAGCGTGCTGCTGTTGTCCTGGCAGTCGATCGACATGCAGATCTGGTCGCACCTGCTCGACACCCAGATGAGCCGCTTGTTGGGCAACACCCTGACGCTGATTGTCGGTGTGGGCATGGGCGTTACCGTGCTGGGCGTGAGCCTGGCCTGGCTCACCAGCCTCTGCGAATTCCCCGGGCGACGCTGGCTGGACTGGGCACTGATGCTGCCGTTTGCCATCCCCGCGTACGTGCTGGCGTTCGTTTTTGTCGGCCTGCTGGATTTTTCGGGACCGGTGCAAACCCTGCTGCGTGAGTGGTTCGGCCCCCTGCGCTTGCCACGGGTGCGCTCCACCGGCGGGGTGATCATTGTCCTGGTGCTGGTGTTCTACCCCTACGTCTACCTGCTGGCGCGCACCGCGTTCATGGCCCAGGGCAAAGGCCTGATGGAGGCTGCGCGGGTGCTGGGTCACTCGCCCTTGCAAGCGTTCTGGCGAGTGGCAATGCCCATGGCCCGCCCGGCCATCGGTGCGGGTGTCGCCTTGGCGTTGATGGAGACGCTGGCGGATTTCGGCGCCGTCTCGGTGTTCAACTTCGACACCTTCACCACCGCGATCTACAAGACCTGGTACGGCTTCTTCAGCCTTTCCAGTGCGGCTCAACTTGCCAGTCTGTTGCTGTTGGTGGTGATGCTGGTGTTGTACAGCGAGCGGCGAGCCCGTGGCGCGGTACGTGGCAGTAATGAGCGGCCAAGGGGCAAGGCGCTGTACCACCTGCGTGGTATCAAGGCGCTGGCAGCCAGTGGCTGGTGCCTGCTGGTGTTTGCCTGCGCGTTTGTCATTCCGGTTGTCCAGTTGTTGGTGTGGTTCTGGCAGCGGGGGCGGTTTGACCTTGATGAGCGGTATGCCGCCTTGATCCTGCATACCCTCTACCTGGGGACGATGGCGGCGTTGATCACGGTGTGTGTGGCGCTGGTGCTGGCCTTTGCCCGGCGTCAGGCGCCGACCACGGCCATAGGGGCCGGTGTCGGCCTGGCCAACCTTGGCTATGCACTGCCAGGCTCGGTACTGGCGGTGTCGATCATGTTGGCGTTCAGTTACCTCGACAACCACTTGGTCGTTCCGCTCTCGACCTGGCTGGGAGGTGCAGGCAGGCCGTTGCTGCTGGGCAGTCTGTTCGCGTTGTTGCTGGCGTACCTGGTGCGCTTCATTGCTGTGGCCTACGGCCCGCTGGAAAACAGCCTGGACCGGATTCGGCCGTCGCTGCCCGAGGCCTCCCGCAGCCTGGGTGTCAGTGGCCCAAGATTGTTTTTCAAGGTGTATCTGCCGTTGCTGGTACCCGGCGCCTTGAGTGCAGCCTTGCTGGTGTTCGTCGATGTGCTCAAGGAAATGCCAGCGACCTTGCTGATGCGCCCGTTCGGCTGGGACACACTGGCGGTGCGCGTATTTGAAATGACCAGCGAAGGCGAATGGGCGCGGGCCTCGTTGCCTGCCCTGACGCTGATCCTGGTCGGCCTGTTGCCGGTCATCGGTCTGATTCGACGTTCAGCCAGGCACATCGGTCAAACGCGCTGA
- the pepP gene encoding Xaa-Pro aminopeptidase: MSHIPKSEYARRRKALMAQMEPNSIAILPAAAVAIRNRDVEHVYRQDSDFQYLSGFPEPEAVIALIPGREHGEFVLFCRERNPERELWDGLRAGQEGAIRDFGADDAFPITDIDDILPGLIEGRDRVYSAMGSNPEFDRHLMEWINVIRSKARLGAQPPKEFVALDHLLHDMRLYKSAAEVKVMREAAEISARAHVRAMQACRAGLREYSLEAELDYEFRKGGAKMPAYGSIVAAGRNSCILHYQENDALLKEGDLVLIDAGCEIDCYASDITRTFPVSGRFSPEQKAIYELVLKAQEAAFAVIAPGKHWNHAHEATVQVITEGLVELGLLKGKVEELIESEAYRAFYMHRAGHWLGMDVHDVGEYKVGGQWRVLESGMALTVEPGIYIGADNQSVAKKWRGIGVRIEDDVVVTKQGCEILTSGVPKTVAEIEAVMAAARSVAA, from the coding sequence ATGAGCCATATCCCCAAGTCGGAATACGCCCGTCGACGCAAGGCGCTGATGGCGCAGATGGAGCCCAACAGCATTGCCATATTGCCTGCCGCCGCGGTTGCCATTCGCAACCGTGACGTTGAGCATGTGTATCGACAGGACAGCGACTTCCAGTACCTGAGCGGCTTTCCCGAGCCCGAGGCGGTGATTGCCCTGATCCCCGGCCGGGAGCACGGCGAATTTGTGCTGTTCTGCCGCGAGCGCAACCCGGAGCGCGAGCTCTGGGATGGCCTGCGCGCCGGCCAGGAAGGCGCGATCCGCGACTTCGGCGCCGACGACGCCTTTCCCATTACCGATATCGACGACATCCTGCCCGGCCTGATCGAAGGCCGCGACCGGGTCTATTCGGCCATGGGCAGCAATCCCGAGTTCGATCGGCACCTGATGGAGTGGATCAACGTGATCCGCTCCAAGGCCCGCCTCGGAGCCCAGCCGCCGAAAGAATTCGTTGCCCTGGATCATCTGCTTCACGACATGCGCCTGTATAAATCGGCAGCAGAAGTGAAAGTGATGCGCGAGGCCGCCGAGATTTCCGCGCGCGCCCATGTGCGGGCCATGCAGGCCTGCCGCGCGGGTTTGCGCGAGTACAGCCTGGAAGCCGAACTGGACTACGAGTTCCGCAAGGGCGGGGCGAAGATGCCGGCCTACGGCTCGATCGTTGCTGCCGGGCGCAACAGCTGCATCCTTCACTACCAGGAGAACGATGCACTGCTCAAAGAGGGCGACCTGGTGCTGATTGACGCCGGGTGCGAGATTGATTGCTACGCCAGTGACATTACGCGCACTTTCCCGGTCAGCGGCCGGTTTTCGCCGGAACAAAAGGCAATCTATGAGCTGGTGCTCAAGGCCCAGGAGGCAGCCTTTGCGGTGATCGCTCCAGGCAAGCACTGGAACCATGCCCATGAGGCAACCGTGCAGGTGATTACCGAAGGGTTGGTGGAGCTTGGCCTGCTCAAGGGTAAGGTCGAGGAACTGATCGAGAGCGAGGCCTACCGGGCCTTTTATATGCACCGCGCCGGGCACTGGCTGGGCATGGATGTACACGATGTCGGCGAATACAAGGTGGGTGGCCAGTGGCGCGTGCTTGAGTCGGGCATGGCCCTGACCGTGGAACCGGGTATCTACATCGGTGCCGACAACCAGAGCGTCGCAAAGAAATGGCGTGGCATTGGTGTACGTATCGAGGATGACGTAGTGGTAACCAAGCAGGGCTGTGAAATCCTGACCTCCGGCGTGCCGAAAACGGTCGCCGAAATCGAAGCCGTGATGGCTGCAGCGCGCAGTGTCGCGGCATGA
- a CDS encoding TIGR02449 family protein: MQENDLQTLMGRFELLIERVEQLKRQNALLLAQEKSWREERAHLIEKNEIARRKVESMISRLKALEQDS; the protein is encoded by the coding sequence ATGCAAGAGAACGATCTGCAAACGCTGATGGGCCGATTCGAGCTGCTGATTGAGCGAGTCGAGCAACTAAAACGGCAAAATGCACTCCTATTAGCTCAGGAAAAGTCCTGGCGCGAGGAGCGCGCCCACCTCATCGAAAAAAACGAAATCGCCCGGCGTAAGGTCGAATCGATGATTTCGCGGCTCAAGGCCCTGGAGCAAGACTCATGA
- the gcvH gene encoding glycine cleavage system protein GcvH, which produces MSNIPADLRFAESHEWAKLEADGSVTVGISDHAQEALGDVVFVELAEIGKVFVAGDAAGVVESVKAASDIYAPVSGEVIAVNEALADSPESLNSDPYGSWIFKLKPSDKAELDKLLDAAGYKAAIGE; this is translated from the coding sequence ATGAGCAATATCCCCGCCGACCTGCGTTTTGCCGAAAGCCACGAGTGGGCCAAGCTGGAAGCCGATGGCAGCGTGACCGTGGGCATCAGCGACCACGCCCAGGAAGCCCTGGGTGACGTGGTATTCGTCGAACTGGCGGAAATCGGCAAGGTGTTCGTCGCAGGCGATGCTGCCGGCGTGGTCGAGTCGGTCAAGGCAGCCTCGGATATCTACGCGCCGGTCAGCGGCGAAGTGATCGCGGTGAACGAGGCGCTGGCCGACAGCCCTGAGTCGCTGAACAGCGATCCGTATGGCAGCTGGATCTTCAAGCTCAAGCCGAGCGACAAGGCCGAACTGGACAAGCTGCTCGACGCTGCCGGCTACAAAGCCGCCATCGGCGAATAG
- a CDS encoding YecA/YgfB family protein codes for MPNTNSPYTAFATLLNSNGHPVSPAELHGLLLGRSCAGAGFDAEGWLADAAQLLEVEPSDNVRNALIGLQEMVKGELTSDDITVVLLLPGDDLPLTDRAAALGQWCQGFISGFGLNAGGKELSTEAKEVLQDLVAISQVQDALEESEDGENDYMEVMEYLRVAPLLLYTELAKPVEPAAKPSLH; via the coding sequence ATGCCCAATACCAATTCGCCGTACACCGCCTTCGCCACCTTGCTCAACAGCAATGGGCATCCTGTTTCCCCTGCCGAACTGCACGGGCTGTTGCTCGGGCGCAGCTGTGCCGGCGCTGGCTTCGATGCTGAGGGCTGGTTGGCTGACGCCGCACAGCTGCTCGAGGTCGAACCTTCTGACAACGTTCGTAACGCTTTGATCGGGCTGCAGGAAATGGTCAAGGGCGAACTCACCAGCGACGATATCACCGTCGTGCTGTTGTTGCCCGGTGACGATCTGCCCCTGACCGACCGCGCTGCCGCGCTGGGTCAATGGTGCCAGGGGTTCATTTCCGGTTTCGGCCTGAACGCCGGCGGCAAGGAGCTGAGCACCGAAGCGAAGGAAGTGCTGCAGGACCTGGTCGCCATTTCTCAGGTGCAAGACGCCCTGGAAGAATCCGAAGACGGCGAAAACGACTATATGGAAGTCATGGAATACCTGCGCGTCGCTCCGCTGCTGCTGTACACGGAGCTGGCCAAGCCAGTCGAGCCTGCCGCCAAACCTTCGCTGCATTGA
- a CDS encoding extracellular solute-binding protein: protein MLPRKHVLAALALTLLGGTAQAADEVVVYSSRIDELIKPVFDAYTAKTGVKVKFITDKEAPLMQRIKAEGQNATADLLLTVDAGNLWQAEQMGILQPIKSDVIDANIPKQYRATSHDWTGLSLRARTIAYSTERVKPEELSTYEALADKNWEGRLCLRTAKKVYNQSLTATLIETHGEKKTEEIIKGWVNNLSTDVFSDDTALLQAINAGQCDVGIVNTYYYGRLHKENPNLAVKLFWPNQADRGVHVNLSGIGLTKYAPHPEAAKKLVEWMTGEEAQKLFADVNQEFPANPKVKPSEEVAAWGSFKADSIPVEIAGKRQAEAIRLMDRAGWN from the coding sequence ATGTTGCCACGCAAGCACGTTTTGGCCGCCCTGGCTCTGACCCTGTTGGGCGGCACAGCCCAGGCGGCGGACGAGGTGGTGGTGTATTCCTCGCGCATCGACGAGCTGATCAAGCCGGTGTTCGACGCCTACACCGCCAAGACCGGCGTGAAGGTGAAGTTCATCACCGACAAGGAAGCGCCGCTGATGCAGCGCATCAAGGCTGAAGGCCAGAATGCCACCGCCGACCTGCTGCTCACCGTCGATGCCGGTAACCTCTGGCAGGCCGAGCAGATGGGCATCCTGCAGCCGATCAAGTCCGATGTCATCGACGCCAACATTCCCAAGCAGTACCGCGCCACGTCCCACGACTGGACCGGCCTGAGCCTGCGCGCCCGGACCATCGCCTACTCCACCGAGCGGGTCAAACCGGAAGAGCTGAGCACCTATGAAGCCCTGGCCGACAAGAACTGGGAAGGTCGCCTGTGCCTGCGTACGGCGAAGAAGGTTTATAACCAGTCGCTGACCGCCACCCTGATCGAAACCCACGGCGAGAAGAAAACCGAGGAAATCATCAAGGGCTGGGTCAACAACCTGTCCACCGATGTGTTCTCCGATGACACCGCGCTGCTGCAGGCCATCAATGCCGGCCAGTGCGATGTCGGTATCGTCAACACGTACTACTACGGTCGCCTGCACAAGGAAAACCCGAATCTGGCCGTCAAGCTGTTCTGGCCTAACCAGGCTGACCGCGGTGTACACGTCAACCTCTCGGGTATCGGCCTGACCAAGTACGCACCGCATCCAGAGGCTGCCAAAAAGCTGGTCGAGTGGATGACCGGTGAAGAAGCCCAGAAGCTCTTCGCGGATGTGAACCAGGAATTCCCGGCCAACCCTAAAGTGAAGCCATCGGAAGAGGTCGCCGCCTGGGGCTCGTTCAAAGCTGACTCCATCCCGGTGGAAATCGCTGGCAAGCGTCAGGCTGAAGCCATTCGCTTGATGGATCGGGCTGGCTGGAACTAA
- a CDS encoding DUF4442 domain-containing protein has protein sequence MSDSRKLARRARLLRWRLNFYPPYIGAGIRVLSISPDLHQVKVRMGLHWFNRNYVHTQFGGSLYSMVDPFYMLMLMELLGREYIVWDKAASIDFISPGKGPVFADLHIDDALLSDIREHTAGGKKYLPRLQVDIRDAAGELVARVDKTLYVRLKPQARQA, from the coding sequence ATGAGCGACTCGCGAAAACTGGCACGGCGTGCGCGCCTGCTGCGCTGGCGGCTGAATTTCTACCCGCCATACATCGGTGCCGGTATCCGCGTGCTGAGCATCAGCCCTGACCTGCACCAGGTGAAGGTGCGCATGGGCCTGCACTGGTTCAACCGCAACTATGTCCATACCCAGTTCGGCGGCAGCCTGTATTCAATGGTCGATCCGTTCTACATGCTGATGCTGATGGAGCTGCTGGGCCGCGAATACATCGTCTGGGACAAGGCCGCCAGCATCGACTTCATTTCACCGGGCAAAGGCCCGGTTTTTGCCGACCTACACATAGATGACGCCTTGCTGAGTGATATTCGCGAGCACACCGCAGGCGGCAAGAAATACCTGCCACGACTTCAGGTCGATATCCGAGATGCTGCCGGCGAGCTGGTGGCACGGGTCGACAAAACCCTTTATGTGCGGCTCAAGCCGCAAGCGAGACAGGCTTAA
- the gcvT gene encoding glycine cleavage system aminomethyltransferase GcvT: MGQRTPLYDLHLALGAKMVDFGGWDMPLHYGSQVEEHHQVRRDCGVFDVSHMTVIDVQGAQAEVWLQHLLANDVGRLNEPGKALYSTMLDEQGFVIDDMIVYRCDDGYRLVVNASTRDQDMAWLDACKGSYEVELHERPELAILAIQGPEARARVAELVSAARSALIRDLKPFGGRAEGDWFIARTGYTGEDGLEIILPALQAPAFFNDLVGAGIAPSGLGARDTLRLEAGMNLYGQDIDQAHTPLTSNLGWSIAWEPAGRDFIGRNGLLAEIEHGVEQKLVGLVLEERGVLRAHQVVRVNGIGEGEITSGSFSPTLSKSIALARVPMATADRAEVEIRGKWYPVRVVKPTFVRHGKILI; the protein is encoded by the coding sequence ATGGGACAGCGTACGCCTCTTTATGACCTGCACCTGGCGCTAGGCGCCAAGATGGTCGATTTTGGCGGTTGGGACATGCCCCTGCATTATGGCTCGCAGGTCGAGGAGCACCATCAGGTGCGCCGTGACTGTGGGGTGTTCGATGTTTCCCATATGACCGTGATCGATGTTCAAGGCGCGCAGGCCGAAGTCTGGTTGCAGCATCTGCTGGCCAACGACGTCGGTCGTTTGAACGAACCTGGCAAAGCCCTGTACAGCACCATGCTCGACGAGCAAGGCTTTGTGATCGACGACATGATTGTCTACCGCTGCGATGACGGTTATCGCCTGGTGGTCAACGCCTCGACCCGCGACCAGGACATGGCCTGGCTCGATGCCTGCAAAGGCAGCTACGAGGTCGAGCTGCATGAGCGTCCGGAACTGGCCATTCTTGCCATTCAGGGTCCCGAAGCCAGGGCCAGGGTCGCCGAATTGGTCAGCGCGGCGCGCTCCGCCCTGATCCGCGACCTCAAACCCTTTGGAGGCCGTGCCGAAGGTGACTGGTTTATCGCTCGCACCGGCTACACCGGTGAAGACGGCCTGGAAATCATCCTGCCGGCCCTGCAGGCCCCGGCGTTCTTCAACGACCTGGTGGGCGCGGGCATCGCCCCAAGCGGCCTGGGGGCACGCGATACCTTGCGCCTTGAAGCGGGCATGAACCTGTACGGCCAGGACATTGACCAGGCCCATACCCCCCTGACCTCGAACCTTGGCTGGAGCATCGCCTGGGAGCCGGCCGGTCGCGACTTCATTGGCCGCAATGGTTTGCTGGCGGAAATCGAGCACGGCGTCGAGCAGAAACTCGTCGGCCTGGTGCTCGAGGAGCGTGGCGTACTGCGCGCCCATCAGGTGGTTCGCGTCAACGGTATTGGCGAAGGAGAGATCACCAGTGGTAGTTTCTCCCCTACGCTGAGCAAGTCGATCGCGCTGGCGCGGGTGCCGATGGCAACCGCCGATCGTGCCGAGGTGGAGATTCGCGGCAAGTGGTACCCGGTGCGGGTGGTCAAGCCGACCTTCGTGCGCCATGGCAAGATTCTGATCTGA
- the ubiH gene encoding 2-octaprenyl-6-methoxyphenyl hydroxylase, with product MSRVNLAIIGGGLVGASLALALQAGAKARGWSILLIEPFAPGDTYQPSYDARSSALSFGTRQIYERLGLWQQISRRAEPIRQIQVSDRGRFGATRLDALEEGVPALGYVVENAWLGQCLWKGLDADVVSWRCPAQVTAMQALEDGYRLSLDDDTTVECDLAVLADGGRSGLREQLGIHVSQRPYNQSALIANITPSEAHCGQAFERFTDEGPMALLPLPENRCALVWTRAGMDAKRLAELDERSFLSELQGVFGYRLGTLRQVGARHLYPLSLVEAQEQVRSHLVVLGNAAHSLHPIAGQGFNLSLRDVQSLAEGLLAGPAVPGDFATLQAYRERQRLDQDLTVGFSDRVTRLFGSAQPLVAAGRNLGLLGLDLLPPAKRWFARQAMGLGTRPDPRS from the coding sequence ATGAGCCGGGTGAACCTGGCAATTATCGGTGGTGGCCTGGTTGGCGCCAGCCTGGCCCTTGCCTTGCAGGCCGGCGCCAAGGCGCGTGGCTGGAGCATTCTGCTGATCGAGCCCTTCGCGCCGGGCGATACCTATCAGCCAAGTTATGACGCACGTTCCTCGGCGTTGTCCTTTGGTACCCGCCAGATCTACGAGCGCTTGGGGCTTTGGCAGCAGATCAGCCGACGCGCCGAGCCTATTCGGCAGATCCAGGTTTCCGACCGCGGTCGCTTCGGCGCCACGCGCCTGGATGCGCTGGAGGAGGGCGTCCCGGCCCTGGGCTATGTGGTGGAAAACGCCTGGCTCGGCCAATGCTTGTGGAAAGGCCTTGATGCCGACGTGGTCAGCTGGCGCTGCCCGGCGCAAGTCACCGCGATGCAGGCCCTCGAAGACGGCTATCGGCTGTCGCTCGATGATGACACCACCGTTGAGTGCGACCTGGCCGTCCTGGCCGATGGCGGCCGTTCGGGGCTGCGTGAACAACTGGGCATTCATGTCAGCCAGCGGCCGTATAACCAGAGCGCGCTGATCGCCAATATCACCCCGAGCGAAGCCCATTGCGGGCAGGCGTTCGAGCGCTTCACCGATGAAGGCCCGATGGCCCTTCTGCCGTTGCCGGAAAACCGCTGTGCGCTGGTCTGGACCCGCGCCGGCATGGACGCAAAGCGCCTGGCCGAGCTGGACGAACGCAGCTTCTTGTCCGAGTTGCAGGGCGTGTTCGGTTATCGCCTGGGCACGTTGCGTCAGGTCGGTGCGCGGCATCTGTACCCCTTGTCATTGGTTGAAGCGCAGGAACAGGTGCGCTCGCACCTGGTCGTGCTGGGCAATGCTGCTCACAGCCTGCACCCGATCGCCGGGCAAGGATTCAATCTGTCGCTGCGCGATGTGCAGTCACTGGCCGAAGGGCTGCTGGCAGGCCCGGCGGTCCCCGGCGATTTCGCCACCCTGCAGGCCTACCGCGAGCGTCAGCGCCTGGATCAGGACCTGACGGTGGGCTTCTCCGACCGCGTTACCCGGTTGTTTGGCAGCGCGCAGCCGTTGGTGGCTGCCGGACGTAACCTGGGGCTGCTGGGCCTGGATCTGTTGCCGCCGGCCAAGCGCTGGTTCGCCCGTCAGGCCATGGGCCTAGGAACCCGTCCGGACCCGCGGAGCTGA